GTCGCCAGATGGATACCATTAGGCCAACCGCGACCCACAACTCGAGCGCCGGAACGAGAAGCGTCACGTCGCGCGCCACTGGAAGTGGTACCAGGACGTAATTCCGCACTGCGGCGTGGAAACTGGAGAGGTTGATAATCTTATCGATAGCGGCGACGCTTAATAGCACAACGAGCCCGACTATCGTTGCCGCTCTGATTACGTCTGGGGCGAACGCTCGCGTCCGCTTCCAAATCCTCTCTGTCCTCCCTGTCGGGATGGCAAGTGTGGGCATTGTCCTTAACCGAGAAGCGGAGGCTGCTCCTAGGTGGCGAGCACGCGATTCAGGCTACCTTACCCGCTACGTGAGCAATTGTCGTACCTCCGGCTGGCGCAGGGACGGGACCCATATGAGCAACGAAAAAGAGCCCGGAGGCTAACGAGTGGGTAAATCGATGTGTTTCAAGGAGCGTTTCACCATGAAACAGTTGCATGAAACGCCTTGAAACAGCCACTCACGAAGGGGTCTTGTATGCGAAGAAGAAGGGGCTTCACTCGAGCAGCGCTCGCCCCGCGCAACCCCCAGAACTCAAGCAACCGGCGCAGCAACGCCGCGGTCGGTTCAGATGCCTGCCGCAGGCTCCGTGCTCGCGCGTTGGGGCGCCTTGATGTGGTGGAGAGGAACTCGACCTTCATCCATCCGCGCTCAAGTCGTTGGCCGAACGCCATCGACAGCGGCGCGCCGTTCCAGGCGCGGCAGTGCGGCAGTGAGATGCGGGCGGGTCACCCGCCGCAGCTGATCTCGAGATACGCCGCCTGCTCGTCGACGTGATGCCAGACGTTGCAAACAAAAACGCGATCGACGCTCGCGTCGGGCAGGAGGGGGTCGTCTGGCGGCACGAGCAGCGAGACGACGTTGCGCACACCGGCGTCATGAACTCTCCGATTGAGATGGAGGATCATATCTGGGCTCACGTCGACGGCGTAGACACGGCCGGTTGGCCCGACATGATGGGCGAGGCGCAGCGTGAAGTACCCGGAGCCAGCGCCAATATCGGCCCCGACCTCACCTTCCTCGATCTGCAGTGCCTCGACCACCTCGTGCGGCTTCTGGTACGCGTCCCGCTTGGGATCCTCGAGCGACGCGATGTATGCCGTGGGGTCGACGTGACGCCCGTGCATCTCATGCTGTGTCGCCGCGCGCTGCGCCGCAACCACGATCGGCGACACCGTAAGCATGCCAACGGCGGCAAACAGCCGCCACCCCCGCAAGCCTTCGTTCTGCTGCATGTACATCTCTCCGGTGCTTAACTCCACGAAAACTCGCCGAATGTTTCCTATCCCTGTCCTCTCCTATCGTCCCGCCGACGATCGTGAATATGTAGGCTTCAGCCTTTCCGATCGCGCCTTTCTTTGGCCGCGAGACGGAGAGCCCGTTCGGCGTCTTCGCGTTCACGCTCGAGCTCTTGGAGCAGCTCCTCTTCGGTAGGCAGGTAGAGCCGGTACCGGCTGGCGTGGATCCGCTGGTTGTCGCGGGGCAGCGTGATCTTGACCATCGCGTCGTTCTTGTCCGAGCAGAGGACGATGCCGACCGTTGCTGCCTCATACTCCGCGCGTTGGTAGCGATCGAAGTAGTTCACGTACATTTGCATCTGTCCCAGGTCCTGATGAGTGAGTTTGCCGAGCTTAAGATCAATGAGGACGAAGCAGCGGAGCAGACGGTTATAAAAGACAAGGTCGATGTAGAAGTGGTCGCTATCGAGGGTGACACGCTTCTGGCGAGCGACGAAGCAGAAGCCCTTGCCGAGCTCGAGCAGGAAGGACTCCAAGCGATCAATGATCGCTTGTTCGAGATCACGTTCTCGCCAGTTCGGGCGCTCCTCGAGCCCTAGGAACTCGAGGACGAGCGGATCCTTGATGACGTCTCGTGGCGCCGAGACGGTCTGGCCCTTCTTGGCGAGCGCCAACACTTGCTCCTTGTCACGGCTCTTGGCCAGGCGCTCATAGAGGAGCGAGGCGACCTGGCGCTCGAGCTCGCGAACCGACCACCCTTCGCGCGCGGCTTCGATTTCGTAGAAGGCGCGGGCCCGGTCGTCTTGCACGCGGAGGAGTGTGAGGTAGTGCGACCAGCCGAGCAAGGGCGGAAACAGGCCTCGGCCTGCACCTGCGGATTCGATCAACGTTGCTGAGTGAATCTGACCGCTGCGCGATTCGATCAACGGCGTTGATCGAATC
This Luteitalea sp. DNA region includes the following protein-coding sequences:
- a CDS encoding methyltransferase domain-containing protein, whose translation is MELSTGEMYMQQNEGLRGWRLFAAVGMLTVSPIVVAAQRAATQHEMHGRHVDPTAYIASLEDPKRDAYQKPHEVVEALQIEEGEVGADIGAGSGYFTLRLAHHVGPTGRVYAVDVSPDMILHLNRRVHDAGVRNVVSLLVPPDDPLLPDASVDRVFVCNVWHHVDEQAAYLEISCGG
- a CDS encoding DUF1016 family protein; the encoded protein is MEGVASRLSQRFGRGLGVATLRRARSFYLTYPRGSAIPPDIGGLEIRSTPLIESRSGQIHSATLIESAGAGRGLFPPLLGWSHYLTLLRVQDDRARAFYEIEAAREGWSVRELERQVASLLYERLAKSRDKEQVLALAKKGQTVSAPRDVIKDPLVLEFLGLEERPNWRERDLEQAIIDRLESFLLELGKGFCFVARQKRVTLDSDHFYIDLVFYNRLLRCFVLIDLKLGKLTHQDLGQMQMYVNYFDRYQRAEYEAATVGIVLCSDKNDAMVKITLPRDNQRIHASRYRLYLPTEEELLQELEREREDAERALRLAAKERRDRKG